The Rana temporaria chromosome 4, aRanTem1.1, whole genome shotgun sequence genome contains a region encoding:
- the LOC120935348 gene encoding MAM and LDL-receptor class A domain-containing protein 1-like, translated as MLSVFPKTDVCHIDCSFDVNLCNWKQSTSDNMDWIHWNGSTPSDFTGPSFDHTTGYGYYLYINGQDSEEGDFARLESPANCFTGTHCLQFWYHMYGAAKYMMLRVSVLRDYGLEDVFTIEGDHGDMWYLEKIFLPESDIIQIFIDGVRGEDFRSDVAIDDISFYPGYCTGKL; from the exons ATGTTATCTGTGTTTCCTAAAACAGATGTATGCCATATAGATTGTTCTTTTGATGTGAACTTGTGTAACTGGAAACAATCAACGAGTGATAACATGGACTGGATACACTGGAATGGCTCAACCCCTTCCGATTTTACTGGACCATCATTTGACCACACAACAGGAT ATGGCTACTATCTATACATTAATGGACAGGATTCAGAAGAGGGAGACTTTGCAAGATTGGAGAGTCCTGCAAATTGTTTCACTGGAACTCATTGCTTACAGTTTTGGTATCACATGTATGGAGCAGCAAAATACATGATGCTGAGGGTGTCAGTACTAAGAGATTATGGTTTGGAAGATGTCTTCACTATAGAAGGAGATCATGGGGACATGTGGTATTTAGAGAAGATTTTCCTGCCTGAAAGTGATATTATCCAG ATTTTCATTGATGGTGTCAGAGGTGAAGATTTCCGTAGTGATGTTGCTATAGATGATATTTCTTTTTACCCAGGATATTGTACTGGTAAGCTGTGA
- the LOC120935347 gene encoding MAM and LDL-receptor class A domain-containing protein 1-like isoform X2, with the protein MLSVFPKTDVCHIDCSFDVNLCNWKQSTSDNMDWIHWNGSTPSDFTGPSFDHTTGYGYYLYINGQDSEEGDFARLESPANCFTGTHCLQFWYHMYGAAKYMMLRVSVLRDYGLEDVFTIEGDHGDMWYLEKIFLPESDIIQIFIDGVRGEDFRSDVAIDDISFYPGYCTATTTTTTVTTKPTGK; encoded by the exons ATGTTATCTGTGTTTCCTAAAACAGATGTATGCCATATAGATTGTTCTTTTGATGTGAACTTGTGTAACTGGAAACAATCAACGAGTGATAACATGGACTGGATACACTGGAATGGCTCAACCCCTTCCGATTTTACTGGACCATCATTTGACCACACAACAGGAT ATGGCTACTATCTATACATTAATGGACAGGATTCAGAAGAGGGAGACTTTGCAAGATTGGAGAGTCCTGCAAATTGTTTCACTGGAACTCATTGCTTACAGTTTTGGTATCACATGTATGGAGCAGCAAAATACATGATGCTGAGGGTGTCAGTACTAAGAGATTATGGTTTGGAAGATGTCTTCACTATAGAAGGAGATCATGGGGACATGTGGTATTTAGAGAAGATTTTCCTGCCTGAAAGTGATATTATCCAG ATTTTCATTGATGGTGTCAGAGGTGAAGATTTCCGCAGTGATGTTGCTATAGATGATATTTCTTTTTACCCAGGATATTGTACTG CAACAACTACCACCACCACTGTAACTACAAAACCGACAGGTAAATAG
- the LOC120935347 gene encoding MAM and LDL-receptor class A domain-containing protein 1-like isoform X1, translating into MLSVFPKTDVCHIDCSFDVNLCNWKQSTSDNMDWIHWNGSTPSDFTGPSFDHTTGYGYYLYINGQDSEEGDFARLESPANCFTGTHCLQFWYHMYGAAKYMMLRVSVLRDYGLEDVFTIEGDHGDMWYLEKIFLPESDIIQIFIDGVRGEDFRSDVAIDDISFYPGYCTAATTTTTTVTTKPTGK; encoded by the exons ATGTTATCTGTGTTTCCTAAAACAGATGTATGCCATATAGATTGTTCTTTTGATGTGAACTTGTGTAACTGGAAACAATCAACGAGTGATAACATGGACTGGATACACTGGAATGGCTCAACCCCTTCCGATTTTACTGGACCATCATTTGACCACACAACAGGAT ATGGCTACTATCTATACATTAATGGACAGGATTCAGAAGAGGGAGACTTTGCAAGATTGGAGAGTCCTGCAAATTGTTTCACTGGAACTCATTGCTTACAGTTTTGGTATCACATGTATGGAGCAGCAAAATACATGATGCTGAGGGTGTCAGTACTAAGAGATTATGGTTTGGAAGATGTCTTCACTATAGAAGGAGATCATGGGGACATGTGGTATTTAGAGAAGATTTTCCTGCCTGAAAGTGATATTATCCAG ATTTTCATTGATGGTGTCAGAGGTGAAGATTTCCGCAGTGATGTTGCTATAGATGATATTTCTTTTTACCCAGGATATTGTACTG CAGCAACAACTACCACCACCACTGTAACTACAAAACCGACAGGTAAATAG
- the LOC120935346 gene encoding MAM and LDL-receptor class A domain-containing protein 1-like codes for MLSVFPKTDVCHIDCSFDVNLCNWKQSTSDNMDWIHWNGSTPSDFTGPSFDHTTGYGYYLYINGQDSEEGDFARLESPANCFTGTHCLQFWYHMYGAAKYMMLRVSVLRDYGLEDVFTIEGDHGDMWYLEKIFLPESDIIQIFIDGVRGEDFRSDVAIDDISFYPGYCTATTTTTTTVTTKPTGSTVSSTKTTSSPGKYIAHFKELSIIYNKSIYFVIIHCKTLIINWKSCILT; via the exons ATGTTATCTGTGTTTCCTAAAACAGATGTATGCCATATAGATTGTTCTTTTGATGTGAACTTGTGTAACTGGAAACAATCAACGAGTGATAACATGGACTGGATACACTGGAATGGCTCAACCCCTTCCGATTTTACTGGACCATCATTTGACCACACAACAGGAT ATGGCTACTATCTATACATTAATGGACAGGATTCAGAAGAGGGAGACTTTGCAAGATTGGAGAGTCCTGCAAATTGTTTCACTGGAACTCATTGCTTACAGTTTTGGTATCACATGTATGGAGCAGCAAAATACATGATGCTGAGGGTGTCAGTACTAAGAGATTATGGTTTGGAAGATGTCTTCACTATAGAAGGAGATCATGGGGACATGTGGTATTTAGAGAAGATTTTCCTGCCTGAAAGTGATATTATCCAG ATTTTCATTGATGGTGTCAGAGGTGAAGATTTCCGCAGTGACGTTGCTATAGATGATATTTCTTTTTACCCAGGATATTGTACTG CAAcaactaccaccaccaccactgtaaCTACAAAACCGACAG GTTCTACTGTGTCATCAACTAAAACCACATCATCACCAGGTAAATATATTGCTCATTTTAAAGAGTTGAgtattatttataataaatctatttattttgttattatacATTGTAAGACCTTGATAATAAATTGGAAGTCATGCATACTTACATGA